GTGAAGAGAGAGACACGGACCAGCTTGTGAAGGAATGCACAAGCTTTCGCCCATTGTCGCAGCCGCGCGGGCGATCTCCGTCCGGGGGGCACCTCATGCCCCCGGCGCTCCCTGTCCCCCGACGTCGCCGGACCGCTACCGTCGGCTCCGTGGCTCAGTTTCGGCTCCAGGGAAGCAGGGTGCTCGCGGTCGATCTGACCGGCGACTCCGTGAAGGCCAAGAACGGCGCGATGGTCGCCTACGAGGGGGAGATGACCTTCAAGAAGAGGACAGGCGGCGGGGAGGGGCTGCGCGGGATGGTGACCCGGCGGCTCACCGGTGAGCAGATGGCGGTCATGGAGGTGAAGGGGCACGGCACGTGCTACTTCGCCGACCGGGCGAGCGAGATCAACCTGGTGTCGCTCCGGGGCGAGAAGCTCTATGTGGAGTCCAGCAATCTGCTGTGCACGGACTCCGCGCTGCGCACCGGCACCTCCTTCACCGGGCTGCGCGGCTCCGCGCAGGGCAACGGCCTGTTCACCACGACCGTCGAGGGCACCGGCCAGGCCGCGCTCGTCTCCGCCGGCACGGCCGTCGTACTGCGCGTCACCCCGCAGACCCCGCTCCAGGTCGACCCGGGCGCGTACATCGCCCACACCGGCGGCCTCAAGCAGCACTTCCAGGCGGGGGTGAACTTCCGCGCGCTGATAGGCGAGAGCGGCGGGGAGTCCTTCCAGATCCGCTTCGAGGGCGATGGGCTGGTCTATGTGCAGCCCAGTGAGCGCAACACGATCGGGGGTGAGGTCTGATGCCGTTCAACGTCCTGACGTCACGGATGGTCGAGGCCCAGGTGATGCCCGGGCAGACCCTGTTCAGCCAGCGCGGCGCGATGCTCGCCTATCGCGGGGACGTCCGCTTCACTCCCAGCATCACCGGCGGCCAGGGCGGGGTGCGGGGGATGATCGGGCGGCGGGTCGCCAATGAGGCCACCCCGCTGATGACCGTCGAGGGCCAGGGCACGGTGATGTTCGGGCACGGCGGCCACCACGTCCACGTGATCGACCTGGTCGGCGACACCCTCTATGTGGAGTCGGACCGGCTGCTGGCCTTCGACGGCTCGCTGCGCCAGGGCACGATGTTCCTGGGCTCCCAGGGCGGGGTGATGGGCATGGTGCGCGGCCAGGTCACCGGCCAGGGGCTGTTCACCACCACCCTGGAGGGGCAGGGCTCGGCGGCGGTCATGGCGCACGGCGGGGTACTGGAGCTGCCGATCGGCCCGGGACGTCCGGTCCATGTCGATCCGCAAGCCTATGTCGCCCACCGGGGTGATGTTCGCAATAAGCTCTCGACGGCGATCGGCTGGCGCGAAATGGTGGGCCGCGGCTCGGGCGAGGCGTTCCAACTGGAGCTGTCCGGCACCGGCATGGTCTACGTCCAGGCATCGGAGGAGAAGCTGTGAACGGCCCGGTCATCCATGACGTCTGGACGCTGCCCGTCGACGACAACATCAATCCGTACGCCTTCAGCGTGGATCTGAACGGCCGGTGGTTCCTCCAGAAGGGGAAGATGGTCGCCTACTACGGGCAGATCGACTTCCAGGGCGTCGGACTCGGCCACCTCGACCACCTCATCGCCCACAGCTTCCACTCCCCGCTGCACGCGGCGGAGTGGGTGGTGGCCGAGGGCCAGGGCAAGATGGTGCTCGCGGACCGCGCCTTCGACGTCAACTCCTACGACCTGGACGACGGCAACCTCTCCATCCGGTCCGGCAATCTGCTCGCCTTCCAGCCCTCGCTGTCCCTGAAGCAGTCCATCGTCCCGGGCTTCCTCACCCTCATCGGCACGGGGAAGTTCGTGGCCGCCTCCAACGGGCCCGTGGTCTTCATGGAGCCGCCGATCCGGGTGGATCCGCAGGCGCTGGTCGGCTGGGCGGACTGCCCGACACCGTGCCACCACTACGACCACGAGTATCTGCGGGGCTTCCTCGGGGCCGTCCGGTCGCGTACCGGCATCGGGGGCGCCTCGGGCGAGGAGCACCAATTCGAGTTCGTGGGCGCGGGGACCGTACTGCTCCAGTCCACGGAGGAGGTCGTCGCCGAGATATCGGTCGGCGAGACAGGGGGTACCGGTTCGTGAGCGCGAAGGTGCGGAGTGTAACGTCGAACAGGTGACCTCTAGCCCGATACATCCATTGGTTCGGAATTCAACTTCTATAGGTAGAATACATCCCATGGAGACCGAGAACGGCACGCGCTGGCTCAGCGACGAGGAACAGCGCGCCTGGCGCACCCACCTGGATGTCAGCCGGCTGCTGACCTACCAGCTCGAAAAAGACCTCCAGCCGTTCGGCCTGACCATGAACGACTACGAGATCCTGGTCAACCTCTCGGAGTCGGAGGACCACCGGATGCGGATGAGCGATCTCGCGTCCGCGACCCTACAGTCCAAGAGCCGGCTGTCCCACCAGATCACCCGGATGGAGAACGCCGGCCTGGTCCGCCGCGAGAACTGCGAATCGGACCGGCGGGGGCTGTACGCCGTACTGACCGAGCAGGGCTGGGACACCATGCGCAAGGTCGCCCCCCATCATGTGGCGTCCGTGCGCAGGCACTTCATCGATCTGCTCGCGCCGGATGACCTCAAGGCGCTGCACGGATCGCTGGTGCCCGTCGCGGAGCATCTGCGCACCCAGCGGGGCCGGGTCTAAGCAGTGTCCGACGGGTCGTGACGCCCGCGGCGGGCCGCGGCTCCGCCGCGTGGTCCGCCGGACAGCCCGTACCTCACCGCCTACCTCGGCAGCCGCAACTCGAACAGGGCGCCGCCCTCGGGTGCCGCCCGGACGGCCAGCGTGCCGCCGTGGCGCACCGCCACGTCCCGCGCGATGGCGAGGCCGAGCCCGGCCCCGCCATCGTCGCGGCTGCGGGCGTCGTCGAGCCGTACGAACCGCTCGAAGATCCGCTCCCGCTCGGCCTCGGGCACCCCCGCACCGTCGTCCGCGACCTCCAGCACGGCCCACCGGCCCTCGTCGCGCACCGCCACCCGCACCCCGCTCCGGGCGTGCCGCTGGGCGTTGTCGATCAGATTGCCCAGCACCTGGGCCAGCTGCCCGCGCGAGCCCGGCACCGCGACCGGCGCCGCCTCGTCCCGCACCGGCACCCGGTCCGCCACCCGCTGGGCCAGCTCCTCGCGCACCAGGGCGTCCAGCGCCACCGGCGTCCCTCCGGTGGGCCGCTCCCCCGCGTCCAGCCGGGCCAGCAGCAGCAGATCGGCCGCGAGCCGCTGGAGCCGCACCACGTCCTCCACCGCGCCGTCCAGGTCCAGCAGCTCCGGATGGGCCGCGCCCACCTCCAGCTGGGTGCGGAGCGAGGCCACCGGGGAGCGCAGTTCATGGGAGGCGTCGGCCACGAAGGCCCGCTGCCGCTCCACGGACGCCTCCAGCGCCGTGAGCGTCTCGTTGGTGGTCCGGGCCAGCCGCGCCACCTCGTCGTACGACCCCGGCTCGGGCACCCGCCGGGACAGGTCCGTGCTCGCCGTGATGGCGGCCATCTCGCGCCGGATGCCCTCCACGGGCCGCAGCGCCCGCCGGGTCACCAGCCAGGTCACGGCGGCCACGACCAGCAGCAGCAGCGGCAACCCGAGCAGCATCGCGTCCCGCACCGTGGTGACCGCGCCGCGCTCGGTGGCCAGCGGGGCGCCCGCGTAGACGGTGACGTCCTCGCCGGATGGGTCGGTGGCCTCCACGGCCGCCCAGACGTAATCGGCGGTCTCCCCGTCGACACGGGCGGAGCCGTCGCCGTACTCCTCCCCGGAGGAGACCTTTCCGGCGCCGCTGTCGTCATCGCCGGTGTCGTCGTCGCGCTCGCCGACGGCCGCGACGGGATTCACGGACGCGCTCCCGGTGCCCGTCACGGCCTCCAGATCCTCGCTGACCGCCCGCACCCGGCCGTCCTCGTCCACGACCTGCACCGGGACGCTCTCGTCCAGCTTCAGCGACCCGTAGCCCACCCCGGCGGCTATCTTCGACGCCACCTCCCGCGCGTCCACCTGGGCCTTCAGCCGCGCCTGGGCCCCCAGATCGGAGCGCAGCACCTGGAGCACCGCGATCCCCGCCGCCACCAGGGCCACCGCCACCACCACGGTCGCCCCCAGCGCGGCCCGCGCCCGTACCGAACCGAACACCTTACGCACGGAGCCGGTACCCCGCTCCCCGTACGGTCTCGATGAGCCCCGCGCCCAACTTGCGGCGCAGGGCGCTCACATACACCTCGACGATGTTGGGGTCGCCGTCGTAGGCGAAGTCCCACACATGCTCCAGGATGTCGGGCTTGGAGACGAGGTCGCCCGCCCGCGTCGCCAACTGCTCCAGCACGGAGAACTCCTTGGCGGTCAGCGGCACCTCCCGGCCGTCCCGCTCCACCCGGCGCGCGCCCCGGTCCACGGTGAGCGGCCCCACCCGCATCACCGGGGAGGCCCCGGGGCCGCGCCGCCGCAGCAGCGCCCGTATCCGCGCCACCAGCACCACATACGAGAACGGCTTGGTCAGATAGTCGTCGGCCCCGGTGTCGAGCCCCTCCGCCTCGTCGTACTCGCCGTCCTTGGCGGTGAGCATCAGGATCGGCACCTCGTGCCCGGCGGCCCGGAGCGCCCCGCACACGCGGTAGCCGTTCAGCCCCGGCAGCATGATGTCGAGGACGACGAGGTCGTACACCCCCTCCTGCGCACGGTGCAGCCCCTCCCGGCCGTCGTGCGCCACATCGACGGCGAACCCCTCCGCCCGCAGCCCCTTGGCCAGCGACAGGGCCAGCCGCCGCTCGTCCTCCACGATCAGCACACGCATGCGGCCAGCGTCGCAGAGCGAACCTGAAGATCTCTTCAGGCGGCTTCAGGTGGGCTTCAGCATCGGTCGGCCAGGGTGGTTGGCGTCCGAACACGAATGGGGAGGAACTCACATGAAGCGCATCATCATTGCATCTTTCGCCGCAACCGCTCTGGTCGGCGGGGGTACGGCCTTTGCGGTGGCGAGCGACGGGACGGACAGCGCACGGCCCTCGTCCACCGCCATCCAGGCGACCGACGCGCCCGCCGCCCGCGCGTCCTTGTCCGACGCCGCCCATGCCGCCCTGAAGGCCGTCCCCGGCACGCTGGACTCCATCGACCGCGATCACGGCCGCTGGGAGGCGGACGTCCTGGGCAAGGACGGCAAGTGGCACGAGGTCACGCTGGACGCCAACGGCAAGGTGATCGACCAGCACGTCGACAGGGACACCGACCCCGAGGACGCCGCCGAGGCCAAGGCCCTGCGGAACGCCGACGTCTCGGCCATCGAGGCGGCCCGGAAGGCCGCGCCCCAGTCCACCGTGACCTCCGTGGAGTTCGACGGCGACCGCACCCCTGTGTGGGAGGTCGAGGCCGTCAAGAACCACAAGGAGCGTGACCTGAACGTAGACGCCCACTCGGGCAAGGTCACCCAGACCCCGGCCGACGACGACCACGGCGACGACGACAGCGACGACGACTGACCGAGCATCGGCCGAGGAGAGGGGGAGCGGGGGCGGGCCCGCTCCCGTCACCCCTGTTCGGTCACCGCCGCCACCAGCTCGTCCGCCGCCGTGTACGGGTCCAGCTCACCCGCGACGACCCGCTCGGCGAGGGCGCCCAGGCGGCGGTCGCCGTGCAGATCACCGATCCGCTCCCGCAGCGCGGTCACCGCGATCGTCTCGACCTCGCCCGCCGCCCGCCGCATCCGGCGCTCCGCGAGCACACCGTGCTCCTCCATCCACGCACGGTGCTTCTCCAGTGCCTCGACGACCTCGTCGATCCCCTCGCCGCGCGCCGCCACGGTCTTCACGATCGGCGGCCGCCAGTCGCCCGGCGACCGCGCCTCGCCCAGGCCCAGCATGTGGTTGAGCTCGCGGGCCGTGGCGTCGGCGCCCTCCCGGTCGGCCTTGTTGACCACGTACACATCGCCGATCTCCAGGATCCCGGCCTTGGCCGCCTGGATCCCGTCGCCCATCCCCGGCGCGAGCAGCAGCACGCTGGTGTCGGCCTGGGCGGCGATCTCGACCTCGGACTGGCCGACGCCCACCGTCTCCACCAGGATCACCTCGCAGCCGGCCGCGTCCAGCACCCGGATGGCCTGCGGGGCGGCCCAGGCGAGCCCGCCGAGGTGGCCGCGGGTGGCCATGGAGCGGATGTAGACGCCGGGGTCGGAGGCGTGCTCCGACATCCGTACCCGGTCGCCGAGGAGCGCCCCGCCGGAGAACGGCGAGGAGGGGTCCACGGCGAGCACGCCCACCCGCTTGCCCGCCCGCCGGTAGGCGGAGACGAGCGCGGAGGTCGACGTGGACTTGCCGACCCCCGGCGACCCGGTCACCCCGACCACATACGCGCCCCCGGCCAGCGGAGCGAGCGCGGCCATCACCTCGCGCAGCTGCGGCGAGGCGCCCTCGACCAGCGAGATCAGCCGGGCGACCGCACGCGGCCGGCCCTGCCGTGCCTGCTCCACCAGCGTGGGCACATCAGCCATGGGTGCCGTACTCCTTATCGCTTGAGCACATTGAGCACATTGAGCACAATCGCTCGATCCCAACGGAACCCGATTCCCGCGCGGGGACTACTTCCCCGCCGGCACCCGCAGGATCAGCGCGTCGCCCTGCCCGCCGCCACCGCACAGCGCCGCCGCGCCGGTGCCGCCGCCGCGCCGCCGCAGCTCCAGCGCCAGATGCAGCGCGATGCGCGCGCCGGACATCCCGATGGGGTGGCCGAGGGCGATCGCGCCCCCATTCACATTCACCTTTTCGGGGGAGACGCCCAGGTCCTTCATTGACTGCACGGCGACCGCGGCGAACGCCTCGTTGATCTCGATGAGATCGAGGTCGTCCACCGTCAGCCCGTCCTTGCCCAGGGCGTGCGCGATCGCGTTGGACGGCTGCGACTGGAGGGAGTTGTCGGGTCCCGCCACATTTCCGTGGGCGCCGATCTCGGCGATCCACTCCAGACCGAGCTCCTCGGCCTTGGCCCTGCTCATCACGACGACCGCGGCGGCACCGTCCGAGATCTGCGACGACGTGCCCGCGGTGATCGTCCCGTCCTTGGTGAACGCGGGCCTCAGCCGGGCCAGCAGCTCCGCGGTGGTCTCGCCGCGGATGCCCTCGTCCTTGTCGAAGACCACCGGCTCGCCCTTGCGCTGCGGGATCTCCACCGGAGTGATCTCGGCGTCGAAGAGGCCGTTCTTCTGCGCGGCGGCGGCCCGCTGGTGGGACTGGGCCGCGAACTCGTCCTGCTCGGGGCGCTGGATGCCCAGCCGGGTGTTGTGCTTCTCGGTGGACTCGCCCATGGCGATCTGCTCGAAGGCGTCCGTGAGCCCGTCGTACGCCATCGCGTCGAGCATCTCGACCGCGCCGTACTTGTACCCCTCACGGGACTTGGGCAGCAGATGGGGGGCGTTGGTCATGGACTCCTGGCCGCCCGCGACCACGATGTCGAACTCACCGGCGCGGATCAGCTGGTCGGCCAGGGCGATCGCGTCCAGCCCGGAGAGGCAGACCTTGTTGATCGTGAGGGCCGGCACGCTCATCGGGATACCGGCCTTGACCGCCGCCTGACGGGCGGGGATCTGCCCGGCGCCGGCCTGGAGCACCTGCCCCATGATCACGTACTGCACCTGCTCGGCACCGACCCCGGCCCGCTCCAGCGCGGCCTTGATCGCGATCCCGCCCAGGTCGGCGCCGGAAAACGAGCGCAGACTGCCGAGCAGTCGTCCCATGGGCGTGCGCGCGCCCGCCACCATCACAGAGGTCGTACGAGACATTGGTGCGTCCCTTCACGAGGAGAAGGAAGTTAACGAGGGTTATCGTCAATGTACTGACGAGTACCCGCGCGGTCACCGGCCCATCGGTGTGATCGCGCGCACGTTGCGTAACCGACCGTACGGCGGTGCACTGTTCCCATGCTGACGAGAATCGACCACATCGGGATCGCCTGCTTCGACCTCGACAAGACTGTCGAGTTCTACCGTGCCACGTACGGCTTCGAGGTGTTCCATTCCGAGATCAACGAGGAGCAGGGCGTCCGTGAGGCCATGCTCAAGATCAATGAGACCTCCGACGGCGGGGCCTCCTACCTCCAGCTTCTCGAGCCGATCCGGGAGGACTCCGCGGTCGGCAAGTGGATGGCCAAGAACGGTGAGGGCGTCCACCACATCGCCTTCGGCACCGCCGACGTCGACACCGACTCCGAGGCCATCCGCGACAAGGGCGTCCGGGTCCTCTACGAGCAGCCCCGCCGCGGCTCGATGGACTCCCGGATCACCTTCCTCCACCCCAAGGACTGTCACGGTGTGCTGACCGAGCTCGTCACCGCCGCGAACCCCGCCGCGCACAAGGACGAAGAGGATCACTGAAGCGGACCACTGACCTACCCCTTCCCCGGCCGGTAGAGTGCTGCATCGGCCGGGGTACGGAAACGGAGAGGGTTCGGGGTCCGGCCCGGGCTTCGCCGATGATCTGACACCATTTCTTCGGAAGGGCCAGCTCCGGTCCGACCCGGCACGCACGTCGCCTGGTCGGTACCGCAAGGGAAACCGTCGAAGGGACCTCGGGGCACCGCAAGGGACCACGGGAGCCTGAAGGGTTACGGAGCCGGCCGCCAATGCGACCAGGGGACGGATGGGACCGCGCAGTGCGGGGCTACGACCGCTACGAGCCTGACGATCAGCTCTCGAAGTTCGAGGCCGAGATGGAGCGGCTGAAGACCGAGCGGGAGAAGGCCGTCCAGCACGCCGACGACCTCGGCTACCAAGTCGAGGTGCTGCGCGCCAAGCTGCATGAGGCGCGCCGTAATCTGGCGGCCCGCCCCGCCTACGACAGTGCCAACGCCGGCTACCAGGCTGAGCAGTTGCTGCGGGACGCGCAGCTCCAGGCGGACCAGCTGCGCGCCAACGCCGAGCGGGAGCTGCGCGAGACCCGCGCCCAGACCCAGCGGCTGCTCCAGGAGCAGGCCGAGCGGCAGTCCCGGCTCGAGGCCGAGCTGCACGCCGAGGCCGTGGCCCGGCGCCAGCGGCTGGACCAGGAGCTGGCCGAGCGCCGCGCCACCGTCGAGTCGCACGTCAACGAGAACGTGGCCTGGGCCGAGCAGCTCCGGGCCCGTACCGAGGCGCAGGCCCGCCGGCTGATGGACGAGTCCCGGGCGGAGGCCGAGCAGGCCCTGGCCGAGGCCCGCGCCGAGGCCCAGCGGATGACCGAACAGGCGCGCCAGCGGCTGGGGTCGGAGGCGGAGGCCGCCCGCCACGAGGCCGAGGCGATCCTGCGCCGGGCCCGTAGCGACGCCGAGCGGCTGCTGACCAACGCGGGCACCCAGGCCCAGGAGGCCACCGACCACGCCGAGCAGCTGCGCACCTCCACCGCCAGCGAGGCGGACCAGGCCCGCCGTGCCGCGGCCGAGCAGACCCGCGCCGCCGAGCAGCGGATGCAGGAGGCCGAGCAGGCGCTGCGGGAGGCGCGCAGCGAGGCCGAGAAGGTGGTCACCGAGGCCAGGGACGCGGCGGCCAAGCGGCTCGCGGCCGCCGAGTCGGACAACGAGCAGCGCACCCGTACCGCCAAGGCGGAGGTCGCCCGGCTGGTCGGCGAGGCCACCAAGGAGGCCGAGCGGCTGCGGGCCGAGGCCGAGCAGCTGCGGGACGACGCCCGCGCCGAGGCCGAGCGGATGATCGCCGAGGCGAGCGACGACGCCCGGGCCAGGGCCGCCGAGGACTCCGCGGCCCAGCTGGCCAAGGCGGCCCGGAGCGCCGAGGAGGTGCTGACCCGCGCCTCGGAGAAGGCGCAGTCCACCACCAAGGCGGCCACCGACGAGGCGGAGCGGATCCGGCGCGAGGCCGAGGAGGAGGCCGACCGGCTGCGGGCCGAGGCGCACGACACCGCCGAGCAGCTCAAGGGCACGGCCAAGGACGACACCAAGGAGTACCGCGCCAAGACCGTCGAGCTTCAGGAGGAGGCCCGCCGGCTGCGCGGCGAGGCCGAGCAGCTGAAGTCGGAGGCGGCCGCCGAGGGCGAGCGGGTCCGCGCCGAGGCGCGCCGCGAGGCGGTCCAGCAGATCGAGGAGGCGGCCAGCACCGCCGAGGACCTGCTGACCAAGGCCAAGGCCGACGCCGAGGAGACCCGCTCCGGTGCCACCGCCGAGAGCGAGCGGGTGCGCACCGAGGCCATCGAGCGGGCCAACGCGCTGCGCCGGCAGGCCGATGAGCTGCTGAAGCGGGCCCGTGGCGAGGCCGATGAGCTGGTGACCTCGGCCGAGGAGCAGGCCGAGCGGGTCAAGTCGGAGGCGACCACCGCGGCCGAGGAGCTGCGCGAGGAGGCCGAGCGGGCCGCCGAGGACCGCCGCGCCGAGGCCGAGGGCGAGCTCAACCGGCTGCACCAGGAGGCCGAGCAGCGGCTCTCCTCCGCCGACCAGGCGCTGCGGGACGCCCGCGAAGAGGCGGAGCGGCTGCGCAGGGAGACCGGCGAGGAGATCGAGCGGCAGCGCACCGAGTCCGCCGAACGGCTGAACGCGCTGCGCCAGCAGGCCGAGGACGAGGCCGCCCGGCTGCGCGACGAGGCCGCCGCGGACGCGTCGAACGCGCGCGCCGAGGGCGAGTCGGTGGCCGTACGGCTGCGCGGCGAGGCCGCGGCGGAGGCCGAGCGGCTGCGCGCGGAGGCCCAGGAGACGGCCGACCGGGTGCGCGCGGAGGCGGCGAGCGCCGCCGAGCGGATCGGCACCGAGGCCGCCGAGGCCCTGGCCGCCGCCCAGGAAGAGGCGGCCCGCCGCCGCCGCGAGGCCGAGGAGCTGCTCGCCGACGCCCGCGAGGAGGCGCAGGCGGAACGTACGGCGGCGCGGGAGCAGAGCGAGGAGCTGCTGGCCGCCGCCCGGAACCGGGTCTCCGAGGCGCAGGCCGAGGCGCAGCGGCTGGTCGAGGAGGCCGAGCGGCGCTCGGCCGACCTGGTGGCCGCCGCCGAGCAGACCGCCCAGCAGGTGCGGGACTCGGTCGCCGGGCTGCACGAGCAGGCCGAGCAGGAGATCACCGCGCTGCGCGGCGCCGCCGAGCACGCCGCCGAGCGGGTGCGCGACGAGGCGCAGGCCGAGGCCGACCGGGTCCGCGCGGACGCCTACGCGGAGCGGGAGCGCGCCTCGCAGGACGCCACCCGGGTGCGGCGGGAGGCCACGGAGGAGTCCGAGGCCGCCAAGTCGCTCGCGGAGCGCACGGTCGCGGAGGCGATCGCCGAGTCGGAGCGGCTGACCGAGCAGGCCCGCGAGGAGGCGGCCCGGCGCCGCGCCGACGCCGCCGAGCAGGCGGACCGGCTGGTCGCCGAGGCCACCCACGAGGCCGAGCGGCTGCGTGCCGAGGCCAATGAGACGCTCGACGAGGCGCGGCGCTCGGCCAACAAGTCCCGTGCCGAGGCCGCCGAGCAGGCCGATACGCTCATCAGCGGCGCCACCGAGGAGGCCCAGCGGCTGGTCTCGGAGGCCACCACGCGGGCGCAGGCGCTGCGTACGGAGGCGTCCGACGCGCGGGCGACCGCGGAGCAGGACGCGGCCCGCACCCGGGCCCAGGCCCGCGGCGACGCCAACAACATCCGCTCGGAGGCGGCCGAGCAGGCGGACCGCCTGGTCACCGAGGCCCGCAACGAGGCCGACCGGCTGCGCGCGGAGGCGAGCGGCGAGGCGGAGCGGCTGCGCAGCGAGGCCGCGGAGACCGTCGGTTCGGCACAGCAGCACGCGGCGCGCACCCGCGCCGAGGCCGAGCGGGTGGAGACCGAGGCGGCGGCCGAGGCGGAGCGGATCCGCAACGAGGCGCAGGCCGAGGCGGACCGGCTGATCGACCGGGCGCGCGAGGACGCCAACAAGCGGCGTTCGGACGCCGCCGAGCAGGCCGACCGGCTGATCTCCGAGTCCTCGGCGGAGGCCGAGCGGCTCACCTCCGAGGCACAGGAGGCCGCGCTGCGCGCGGCGACCGCGGCCGAGGAGCAGGCGGACACCATGGTGGGCGTGGCCCGCCAGGAGGCGGAGCGGCTGATCGCCGAGGCCACGGCCGAGTCCAACGCCATGGTGGAGAAGGCCCGTACGGACTCCGACACCATGCTGGGCGAGGCCCGGGGCGACGCCACCGCCATCCGGGAGCGCGCCGAGGAGCTGCGCGCCCGTACCGAGGCCGAGGTCGAGGAGTTGCACGAGCGGGCCCGCCGGGAGTCCGCGGAGCAGATGAAGGCCACCGGCGAGCGGGTGGACAAGCTGGTCGCGGCGGCCACCGCGCAGCTGATGAAGGCCGAGGAGAAGGCCAAGTCGCTGGTCGCGGAGGCGGAGAGCGAAGCGAGCCGGGTGCGGATCGCGGCCGTGAAGAAGGCCGAGAGTCTGCTGAAGGAGGCCGAGCAGAAGAAGACCGAGGCCGAGCGGGAGGCGGACCGGCTCCGGACCCAGGCCACGGACGAGGCACAGCAGATCGTGGACGAGGGCAAGCGCGAGCTGGAATTGCTCAAGCGCCGCCGCGAGGACATCAACGCGGAGATCTCCCGTGTCCAGGACGTCCTCGAGGCGTTGGAATCCTTCGAGACCCCCGCGTCGGGTGGCGCGGGCGGCAAGGAGAACGGCCAAGTCAAGACAGCGGCGGGTGCGGGTGCGACGAGGAGTGGAAAGCGATCGGAGGGGTAACCGTATCCGGGGGGACGAGTCTCAGCTGTGCCTATCGAGGTTTCGCTTAAGTCTCGCGTCGGTTTCGCGTAAGTCTCGCGTCAGGCTGCGTCCATCACGGCATGTCCGTATCATCCCGACGAGTGACGAGGTCTCCGTCTTACTGCCACTCAAAAGGCTGGAGGTTTCGCAGATCAAACACACGTTGACTCGATGACACGCCGTTCATCCCCCTAGGATTCCCTCTATCACCTCACCGGTCTCTTTCGACAGGAACCCCATGAGCGACACTTCCTCCCCCTTCGGCTTCGAGCTCGTGCGGCGTGGGTACGACCGCGGTCAGGTGGACGACCGCATTTCCAAGCTCGTCGCCGATCGTGACAGTGCACTGGCCCGTATCACCTCTCTGGAAAAGCGCATCGAGGAGCTGCACCTCGAGACGCAGAACGCTCAGGCCCAGATCAACGATTCGGAGCCGTCCTACGCGGGGCTCGGCGCCCGGGTCGAGAAGATCCTCCGTCTCGCCGAGGAAGAGGCGAAGGATCTGCGCGAGGAGGCTCGCCGCGCCGCCGAACAGCACCGTGAGCTGGCCGAGTCGGCCGCCCAGCAGGTCCGCAACGACGCCGAGTCGTTCGCCGCCGACCGCAAGGCCAAGGCCGAGGACGAGGGCGCGCGGATCGTCGAGAAGGCGAAGGGCGAGGCGGCCACGCTGCGCCAGGAGGCGCAGAAGGACGCCCAGTCCAAGCGCGAGGAGGCGGACTCCCTCTTCGAGGAGACCCGCGCCAAGGCCGCGCAGGCCGCCGCCGACTTCGAGACCAACCTCGCCAAGCGCCGCGAGCAGTCCGAGCGCGACCTGGCCTCGCGTCAGGCCAAGGCCGAGAAGCGGCTCGCGGAGATCGAGCACCGCGCGGAGCAGCTGCGCCTGGAGGCCGA
This genomic interval from Streptomyces asiaticus contains the following:
- a CDS encoding response regulator transcription factor, with the translated sequence MRVLIVEDERRLALSLAKGLRAEGFAVDVAHDGREGLHRAQEGVYDLVVLDIMLPGLNGYRVCGALRAAGHEVPILMLTAKDGEYDEAEGLDTGADDYLTKPFSYVVLVARIRALLRRRGPGASPVMRVGPLTVDRGARRVERDGREVPLTAKEFSVLEQLATRAGDLVSKPDILEHVWDFAYDGDPNIVEVYVSALRRKLGAGLIETVRGAGYRLRA
- a CDS encoding MarR family winged helix-turn-helix transcriptional regulator: METENGTRWLSDEEQRAWRTHLDVSRLLTYQLEKDLQPFGLTMNDYEILVNLSESEDHRMRMSDLASATLQSKSRLSHQITRMENAGLVRRENCESDRRGLYAVLTEQGWDTMRKVAPHHVASVRRHFIDLLAPDDLKALHGSLVPVAEHLRTQRGRV
- a CDS encoding AIM24 family protein, with the protein product MAQFRLQGSRVLAVDLTGDSVKAKNGAMVAYEGEMTFKKRTGGGEGLRGMVTRRLTGEQMAVMEVKGHGTCYFADRASEINLVSLRGEKLYVESSNLLCTDSALRTGTSFTGLRGSAQGNGLFTTTVEGTGQAALVSAGTAVVLRVTPQTPLQVDPGAYIAHTGGLKQHFQAGVNFRALIGESGGESFQIRFEGDGLVYVQPSERNTIGGEV
- a CDS encoding sensor histidine kinase; this encodes MRKVFGSVRARAALGATVVVAVALVAAGIAVLQVLRSDLGAQARLKAQVDAREVASKIAAGVGYGSLKLDESVPVQVVDEDGRVRAVSEDLEAVTGTGSASVNPVAAVGERDDDTGDDDSGAGKVSSGEEYGDGSARVDGETADYVWAAVEATDPSGEDVTVYAGAPLATERGAVTTVRDAMLLGLPLLLLVVAAVTWLVTRRALRPVEGIRREMAAITASTDLSRRVPEPGSYDEVARLARTTNETLTALEASVERQRAFVADASHELRSPVASLRTQLEVGAAHPELLDLDGAVEDVVRLQRLAADLLLLARLDAGERPTGGTPVALDALVREELAQRVADRVPVRDEAAPVAVPGSRGQLAQVLGNLIDNAQRHARSGVRVAVRDEGRWAVLEVADDGAGVPEAERERIFERFVRLDDARSRDDGGAGLGLAIARDVAVRHGGTLAVRAAPEGGALFELRLPR
- a CDS encoding AIM24 family protein, whose amino-acid sequence is MPFNVLTSRMVEAQVMPGQTLFSQRGAMLAYRGDVRFTPSITGGQGGVRGMIGRRVANEATPLMTVEGQGTVMFGHGGHHVHVIDLVGDTLYVESDRLLAFDGSLRQGTMFLGSQGGVMGMVRGQVTGQGLFTTTLEGQGSAAVMAHGGVLELPIGPGRPVHVDPQAYVAHRGDVRNKLSTAIGWREMVGRGSGEAFQLELSGTGMVYVQASEEKL
- a CDS encoding PepSY domain-containing protein, producing the protein MKRIIIASFAATALVGGGTAFAVASDGTDSARPSSTAIQATDAPAARASLSDAAHAALKAVPGTLDSIDRDHGRWEADVLGKDGKWHEVTLDANGKVIDQHVDRDTDPEDAAEAKALRNADVSAIEAARKAAPQSTVTSVEFDGDRTPVWEVEAVKNHKERDLNVDAHSGKVTQTPADDDHGDDDSDDD
- a CDS encoding AIM24 family protein — translated: MNGPVIHDVWTLPVDDNINPYAFSVDLNGRWFLQKGKMVAYYGQIDFQGVGLGHLDHLIAHSFHSPLHAAEWVVAEGQGKMVLADRAFDVNSYDLDDGNLSIRSGNLLAFQPSLSLKQSIVPGFLTLIGTGKFVAASNGPVVFMEPPIRVDPQALVGWADCPTPCHHYDHEYLRGFLGAVRSRTGIGGASGEEHQFEFVGAGTVLLQSTEEVVAEISVGETGGTGS
- the meaB gene encoding methylmalonyl Co-A mutase-associated GTPase MeaB translates to MADVPTLVEQARQGRPRAVARLISLVEGASPQLREVMAALAPLAGGAYVVGVTGSPGVGKSTSTSALVSAYRRAGKRVGVLAVDPSSPFSGGALLGDRVRMSEHASDPGVYIRSMATRGHLGGLAWAAPQAIRVLDAAGCEVILVETVGVGQSEVEIAAQADTSVLLLAPGMGDGIQAAKAGILEIGDVYVVNKADREGADATARELNHMLGLGEARSPGDWRPPIVKTVAARGEGIDEVVEALEKHRAWMEEHGVLAERRMRRAAGEVETIAVTALRERIGDLHGDRRLGALAERVVAGELDPYTAADELVAAVTEQG